The proteins below are encoded in one region of Acidimicrobiales bacterium:
- a CDS encoding MGMT family protein: protein MPTAWPTAAPGRCMLPAVAARAEDEYVRIAGLVGPGEWCTYGDISTATRGDARAARAVGRAAAAHPGFPAAHRVLRSGGTIPEEWGAAQGLGPAECRRRLEAEGVAFTADGRAGPEFRVTWDELVLRDGASGSAARPSPPVRPGRRPPGGRR from the coding sequence ATGCCGACAGCGTGGCCCACGGCGGCGCCGGGGCGGTGCATGCTGCCGGCCGTGGCGGCCCGGGCCGAGGACGAGTACGTGCGCATCGCCGGCCTCGTCGGCCCCGGCGAGTGGTGCACGTACGGCGACATCTCCACGGCCACCCGGGGCGACGCCCGGGCCGCTCGCGCCGTGGGGCGGGCGGCGGCGGCGCACCCCGGGTTCCCCGCTGCCCACCGGGTCCTGCGCTCGGGCGGGACCATCCCCGAGGAATGGGGCGCCGCCCAGGGCCTGGGGCCGGCCGAGTGCCGCCGCCGCCTGGAGGCCGAGGGCGTCGCCTTCACCGCCGACGGCCGGGCCGGCCCCGAGTTCCGGGTGACGTGGGACGAGCTGGTGCTCCGGGACGGTGCCAGCGGCTCGGCCGCCCGTCCGTCGCCGCCGGTCAGGCCTGGTCGACGGCCTCCTGGAGGTCGGCGATGA
- a CDS encoding EAL domain-containing protein, producing MGAPDGSPANGVGRMLELVRAHLDMDVAFVSEFVGDDWVLRYISPEGTGVGPGHRHPLEDTYCKRITDGRVECVIPDAAANPELAALSITEALSIGAYVGVPILLSDGTLYGSFCSFRRAPDHTLTPRDGRFLALIASLLSERLEADRAAQGRQAVERARVEAVLLDPGSPRVLFQPIVHLESAAVWALEALSRFDAEPHRPPEEWFAEAHRVGLGVALELKALATAVSHLPRLADATLTVNLGPDALCSAELDAVLDGVAPERLVLEVTEHELMGDVGRTRAAVERLRKAGFRLAVDDIGAGYAGLAKIVNLAPEIIKLDRALVARIDGDPTRQALVRAGVGFAEALGAALVAEGIETEGELRTLTALGITLGQGFHVGRPEPAEHWARPVT from the coding sequence GTGGGCGCTCCCGACGGATCTCCGGCCAACGGCGTCGGGCGGATGCTGGAACTGGTCCGGGCCCACCTCGACATGGACGTGGCCTTCGTGTCGGAGTTCGTGGGCGACGACTGGGTGCTGCGCTACATCAGCCCCGAGGGCACGGGCGTGGGGCCCGGGCACCGGCACCCGCTCGAGGACACCTACTGCAAGCGCATCACCGACGGCCGCGTCGAGTGCGTCATCCCCGACGCGGCGGCGAACCCCGAGCTGGCCGCCCTCTCCATCACCGAGGCCCTGTCCATCGGCGCCTACGTCGGCGTGCCCATCCTGCTCTCCGACGGGACGCTCTACGGGAGCTTCTGCTCGTTCCGGCGGGCGCCCGACCACACGCTGACGCCCCGGGACGGCCGGTTCCTCGCCCTGATCGCCAGCCTGTTGTCCGAGCGCCTGGAGGCCGATCGTGCCGCGCAGGGGCGGCAGGCCGTGGAGCGCGCCCGGGTGGAGGCGGTGCTCCTGGACCCCGGTTCGCCGCGCGTGCTCTTCCAGCCCATCGTCCACCTGGAGTCGGCGGCGGTGTGGGCGCTGGAGGCGCTGTCCCGCTTCGACGCCGAACCGCACCGGCCGCCCGAGGAGTGGTTCGCCGAGGCCCACCGGGTCGGCCTCGGCGTGGCCCTCGAGCTCAAGGCGCTGGCGACCGCCGTGTCGCACCTGCCCCGCCTGGCCGACGCGACGCTGACGGTGAACCTCGGGCCCGACGCCTTGTGCTCAGCGGAGCTGGACGCCGTGCTCGACGGCGTGGCGCCCGAGCGCCTGGTCCTCGAGGTGACCGAGCACGAGCTGATGGGCGACGTGGGGAGGACCCGGGCGGCCGTCGAGCGACTGCGCAAGGCCGGCTTCCGGCTGGCCGTCGACGACATCGGCGCCGGCTACGCCGGGCTGGCCAAGATCGTGAACCTGGCCCCCGAGATCATCAAGCTCGACCGGGCCCTGGTCGCCCGCATCGACGGGGACCCCACCCGCCAGGCCCTGGTCCGGGCCGGGGTCGGGTTCGCAGAGGCGCTCGGCGCCGCTCTGGTGGCCGAGGGGATCGAGACCGAGGGGGAGCTGCGCACGCTGACCGCCCTGGGCATCACGCTGGGCCAGGGGTTCCACGTCGGCCGGCCCGAGCCGGCCGAGCACTGGGCCCGCCCGGTCACCTGA